A region from the Cryptococcus gattii WM276 chromosome H, complete sequence genome encodes:
- a CDS encoding glycosyl-hydrolase, putative (Similar to TIGR gene model, INSD accession AAW45383.1): MIASVIAPLLLAAASYAQQSTPRVLVYTATAPDGYRHDSIPTAIEVIGQNADKYGIQCVFSEDMKLFTNETLSGFDGVMFVSNSEQVLDASGEAALQTFFQSGGVYTGVHSASTCLTDDANYGLALGAFFDYHPPYQTATFERLNTTHPSVANVPDRWTFQEEVYYFSTNPRDNGAVVLLTVDETSYVNNGSNTFDYGPIQGTPHPIAWFIESPLSAQPLMPSAPKAGRSFYTSLGHDNSTWHDETFVGHVMGGLKWALDGASTKAYGVGLVGNTAPPTSSKSTTAPTSSANGESTAAAKSGSVAAASESSSNSSGSEQVLPRGVLMGVAVGILGTVLGMGLAF, from the exons ATGATCGCTTCAGTAATTgctcctctccttctcgcAGCAGCTTCCTACGCCCAGCAGTCGACTCCCAGAGTACTCGTCTATACGGCAACTGCTCCTGATGGCTACCGTCATGATTCTATTCCAACTGCCATTGAGGTTATTGGTCAGAATGCCGACAAGTATGGTATCCAGTGTGTATTTTCAGA GGATATGAAATTGTTCACCAATGAAACTCTGAGCGGTTTCGACGGTGTTATGTTCGTTTCCAACTCGGAACAAG TGCTGGACGCATCTGGTGAGGCCGCTTTGCAAACATTCTTCCAGTCTGGCGGAGTGTACACCGGCGTGCACTCTGCATCCACTTGTCTTACCGACGACGCCAACTATGGACTGGCTCTGGGAG CATTTTTCGACTATCACCCTCCTTATCAGACTGCT ACATTTGAAAGGTTGAATACCACTCACCCCTCTGTGGCTAACGTCCCTGACCGATGGACTTTC CAAGAGGAAGTCTACTACTTTTCGACGAATCCTCGAGACAACGGCGCCGTCGTTCTGTTGACTGTTGACGAGACAAGCTACGTCA ACAACGGCAGTAACACATTTGATTACGGTCCTATTCAGGGCACGCCTCATCCGATCGCATGGTTCATCGAGTCGCCCCTTTCTGCTCAACCTCTTATGCCGTCGGCTCCTAAAGCTGGCCGATCCTTTTACACTTCTTTGGGACACGATAACTCTA CATGGCATGATGAGACCTTTGTAGGTCACGTCATGGGGGGCTTGAAGTGGGCTTTGGATGGTGCGTCAACCAAGGCTTATGGCGTCGGACTTGTCGGGAACACCGCGCCTCCAACCTCCAGCAAGAGCACTACGGCTCCCACCTCATCTGCCAATGGTGAATCAACTGCTGCTGCTAAATCTGGTTCAGTTGCGGCTGCTTCTGAATCCAGCTCGAACTCCAGCGGCAGTGAACAGGTATTGCCGAGGGGTGTCTTAATGGGCGTGGCTGTAGGTATCCTTGGGACCGTTTTGGGGATGGGTTTGGCGTTTTAG
- a CDS encoding Hypothetical Protein (Similar to TIGR gene model, INSD accession AAW45381.1), producing MPGPLYRDPWAAREAWRKSPIFSNKAMFRNMFPGLGTAIVAFTAYVIYDDFFAAKSSHGHPPGKEHPKTLAM from the exons ATGCCAGGTCCCCTCTACCGTGATCCCTGGGCCGCCCGAGAGGCATGGCGAAAATCCCCCATTTTTAGCAACAAGGCAATGTTCCG AAACATGTTCCCCGGTCTCGGCACAGCGATCGTTGCTTTCACTGCCTACGTTATTTACGACGACTTTTTCGCTGCCAAGTCATCACACGGCCATCCCCCCGGCAAGGAGCACCCAAAGACACTTGCGATGTAG
- a CDS encoding uncharacterized protein (Similar to TIGR gene model, INSD accession AAW45690.1) — protein MSLSSLSERTRDAVLALLGQQIHPPDTEQQWVHLLQPTSQTNRSIILWLLVFVFLLIGAVVTNPSETCFRSHLTELSFRSAMADFRRSEDEANDEHGNKQSSLPVTGADTPTLQPILPLRFANRVAISLRTPTLYYRSFFLLSIAITPPLQSPAYLSDNRQMKKNTGIKERHLLWIGTWGSWSEVMLIPLYMEWVWRVVKKGAKEKSRKRASVDKPGVFEIRSVAPKEEPATPNHKASLSPAAAKHLRRSDSSTNIPDVLPLHSRPPSPTSRPPSLVNLVPPPSPAPEIASPLINSLKAELAAAQSVVQELQNQLSAHDQSVHEAHAHLQSTLDDLRTRRKEDDAERQELKARTKNLEEQKRQAESARREAEKKLRAVEVVRDGLENKIKSAEGSVKGTREQIGGSQQSVKVLQEEGDRHAVGARQEVERKQQEMRDMEAEIGTVEAKNEELESRVKEAEEKLKGVVEAGEAARKIGPEEEMMMMAAAYEVAAQEGYLHGYQHAHGGNSQWATQAAAYMAEAGMPHLGYDYTARPTSHVSTTGFGHLSKGTFASSSSRDLKELRYTDMSGFEDFGPGSASVSRRVSGVNVGKKQEATASDSESDVYGHDPGSPNGGISSSFSANLLPQGLFSSLEGETPYIGSGDDSTTFDDPLKLDLGGQDVHADNSSSSSASSPQQPPAPSHHSSFSNPITTHVEPIKRPSGNASHSLLPYPSSTSPSSGPNGLAPPAHSTTPPLIPGLPTLPGSRRWFSGTLSNDSLPNKSTSSFSASVFPSGITQLAYHHPTTTASNDSLHMGVGSSGAGGYESPFAPTEGEKKALAMAQGKWGGLSKRWTGGGEGWPSGLGWGRRDVGVVEGRASSEGHRMEIGQVVGQGSQGEVRQGEEGDKPGLRSKFSFLRKSQNQLSESRS, from the exons ATGTCCCTCAGCTCACTGTCAGAGCGGACGAGGGACGCAGTCCTGGCGCTCCTTGGCCAGCAGATACACCCGCCAGATACAGAACAGCAGTGGGTGCATCTGCTGCAGCCCACCAGCCAGACCAACAGGAGCATCATCTTGTGGCTCCTCGTCTTTGTCTTTTTGCTGATTGGTG CGGTCGTTACGAATCCTTCTGAAACGTGCTTTCGATCACACCTTACCGAATTATCCTTTCGGAGTGCCATGGCAGACTTTCGGCGTTCAGAAGACGAAGCAAATGACGAGCATGGGAACAAGCAAAGTTCCCTTCCGGTCACTGGGGCGGATACTCCTACCCTCCAGCCCATATTGCCATTACGTTTCGCCAACCGCGTCGCCATCTCGTTGCGGACTCCAACTCTATACTACCGGTCATTTTTCTTGCTTTCAATAGCAATAACTCCGCCACTTCAATCACCCGCCTACCTTTCCGATAATCGGCAAATGAAAAAGAATACCGGGATAAAGGAGAGACATCTGTTATGGATAGGCACGTGGGGCAGTTGGAGCGAGGTCATGTTGATACCGTTGTACATGGAGTGGGTTTGGAGAGTAGTGAAAAAAGGAGCAAAAGAGAAGAGCAGGAAGAGGGCGTCGGTGGATAAGCCTGGTGTATTTGAGATTCGTTCGGTAGCTCCCAAAGAGGAACCTGCTACCCCCAATC ACAAAGCATCTCTTTCCCCCGCCGCTGCCAAGCACCTTCGCAGATCCGACTCGTCCACAAACATACCCGATGTGCTCCCCCTTCACTCTCGCccaccttcaccaacaTCGCGTCCCCCGTCTCTAGTCAACCTTGTTCCTCCGCCATCTCCGGCCCCCGAAATTGCGTCACCCCTTATCAACTCTTTGAAAGCCGAACTTGCCGCTGCGCAGAGTGTCGTGCAAGAGCTACAAAACCAGCTTTCCGCGCATGATCAATCTGTCCACGAAGCGCATGCTCATTTGCAGTCCACGCTCGACGACTTGCGTACTCGACGCAAGGAGGACGATGCCGAGAGGCAAGAACTCAAAGCGCGGACAAAGAATCTCGAAGAGCAGAAACGCCAGGCAGAGAGTGCGCGCCGTGAAGCGGAAAAGAAGTTGCGAGCAGTCGAGGTTGTGAGGGATGGGCTGGAGAACAAAATCAAGAGTGCAGAAGGGTCAGTCAAGGGTACACGAGAACAAATAGGAGGTAGTCAACAGAGTGTAAAAGTATTACAAGAGGAAGGGGATCGACATGCTGTGGGAGCTAGGCAAGAAGTGGAGCGGAAACAGCAAGAAATGAGGGATATGGAGGCAGAGATTGGAACGGTGGAAGCAAAGAATGAAGAGCTGGAAAGCAGAGTCAAggaagcggaggaaaagcTGAAGGGCGTGGTGGAAGCGGGCGAGGCGGCGCGAAAGATTGGCccggaagaagaaatgatgatgatggcaGCAGCTTACGAGGTTGCCGCGCAAGAAGGTTATTTGCATGGTTACCAGCATGCTCATGGCGGCAACAGTCAGTGGGCCACGCAGGCAGCTGCTTATATGGCTGAAGCTGGTATGCCCCATCTCGGCTACGACTACACTGCTCGCCCAACCTCGCATGTTTCGACTACTGGTTTCGGTCATCTCTCCAAGGGTACTTTTGCGTCGTCTTCGTCTAGGGACTTGAAAGAACTTAGGTATACAGACATGTCTGGCTTTGAAGACTTTGGGCCTGGGAGTGCGAGCGTGAGCAGGAGGGTGAGCGGAGTGAATGTGGGCAAGAAGCAGGAGGCCACAGCGAGCGACAGTGAATCAGACGTTTACGGACATGATCCTGGATCACCGAATGGCGGAATATCCTCGTCTTTCAGCGCcaatctccttcctcaaggtctcttttcttctctcgAAGGCGAGACTCCATATATTGGATCTGGTGACGATTCCACAACGTTTGATGATCCTCTCAAACTTGATCTAGGAGGGCAAGACGTGCATGCCGACAACTCTTCCAGTTCCTCTGCCTCATCTCCTCAACAACCGCCTGCGCCCTCTCATCACTCATCATTCTCCAACCCTATAACAACCCACGTTGAACCTATCAAACGACCTAGTGGCAATGCAAGtcactctcttcttccttatcCATCCTCgacttctccttcttcagGGCCCAATGGTCTTGCTCCTCCGGCGCATAGTACGACCCCGCCTCTGATACCTGGTCTCCCGACTTTACCCGGCTCCCGCCGTTGGTTTAGTGGTACTCTATCCAACGACAGTCTCCCCAACAAGTCTACATCGTCCTTTTCAGCCTCTGTCTTCCCTTCCGGCATAACCCAACTGGCTTATCACCACCCTACGACAACGGCATCCAACGACTCTCTCCATATGGGTGTTGGTAGCTCGGGAGCGGGAGGGTATGAGAGTCCTTTTGCACCAAcagagggagagaagaaggcgcTGGCGATGGCTCAAGGGAAATGGGGTGGATTGAGTAAGCGTTGGACaggtggtggagaaggGTGGCCTAGTGGATTGGGATGGGGCAGGAGGGATGTTGGGGTGGTGGAGGGAAGAGCGAGCTCTGAAGGACATCGGATGGAAATTGGTCAGGTGGTGGGGCAGGGCAGCCAAGGAGAGGTGCGACAAGGCGAAGAGGGTGATAAGCCAGGGCTCAGGTCCAAGTTTTCGTTCCTCCGTAAAAGCCAGAACCAGCTTTCCGAGTCTCGTTCCTAA
- a CDS encoding uncharacterized protein (Similar to SGTC gene model, INSD accession EAL19148.1), with amino-acid sequence MILRVSPRPLLRPFSLSRPATRFAHFAPQAPTRNCPACSHPVPLPLSPCPSCSSVLPLPSNLSHHSMLYLSSPISSSGSAAGPFDIPQELAHLPANGYTVDKADLRSNWVRRQRELHPDKYTTRGDVVVDLARELSGRVNEAYAVLGDDLRRAEYILSVNAQGTEETDKIDDPMLLAEILEAREELEEAETPEQVDRIRQANIEHVKGIVGSLEEAFSGTPPDLAEAKSLAVQLRYWMNLEKAAKEKSI; translated from the exons ATGATACTCAGAGTATCACCACGCCCACTCCTCCGccccttctccctctctcgACCCGCCACTCGTTTTGCCCACTTTGCCCCACAAGCACCCACACGCAACTGCCCCGCCTGCTCTCATCCCGTTCCCCTTCCCCTATCCCCATGCCCTTCATGTTCCTCCGTCCTCCCACTTCCTTCAAACCTTTCCCACCACTCTATGCTATACCTCTCCTCCCCCATCTCCAGCTCGGGATCAGCAGCCGGTCCATTCGATATCCCTCAAGAACTAGCCCATTTACCGGCTAACGGATATACCGTCGATAAAGCCGATCTGCGTTCAAATTGGGTACGCCGTCAACGCGAATTACATCCAGACAAGTACACGACGAGAGGAGATGTCGTGGTAGATCTTGCGAGGGAATTGAGTGGGAGAGTGAATGAAGCGTATGCTGTTTTGGGAGATGATTTGAGGAGAGCAGAGTATATT CTATCGGTGAATGCGCAAGGGACCGAAGAAACAGACAAGATTGACGATCCTATGCTTCTTGCCGAGATCCTCGAAGCGAGAGAAGAACTTGAAGAGGCCGAAACACCTGAACAAGTCGATCGTATACGGCAAGCAAACATCG AGCACGTCAAGGGAATTGTTGGTTCCCTCGAAGAAGCATTTTCCGGTACGCCTCCCGACCTGGCTGAAGCCAAGTCGTTGGCAGTGCAGTTGAGGTACTGGATGAATTTGGAAAAAGCTGCCAAGGAGAAATCTATATAG
- a CDS encoding mitochondrial import inner membrane translocase subunit, putative (Similar to TIGR gene model, INSD accession AAW45378.1): MSAADHGRDPCPYVILNDFGGAFSMGAIGGGIWHGIKGARNSPRGERLVGSLSAIKARAPVLGGNFGVWGGLFSTFDCAVKGYRQKEDPWNAIISGFLTGGSLALRSGPKSAFGSAVGCAILLGVFEGVGVVANRMMAQPIPQMQLPEQAPPPVAPAVATA; the protein is encoded by the exons ATGTCTGCTGCTGATCACGGCCGAGACCCTTG CCCGTATGTCATCTTGAACGATTTCGGTGGTGCGTTTTCGATGGGTGCGATTGGTGGTGGTATCTGGCACGGTATCAAGGGTGCGAGAAATAGTCCTAGG GGCGAGCGTCTCGTCGGATCCCTCTCTGCCATCAAAGCGCGTGCTCCCGTTCTTGGTGGTAACTTTGGTGTTTGGGGTGGTCTTTTCTCAACTTTTGATTGTGCGGTCAAGGGGTATAGGCAAAAGGAGGATCCGTGGAATGCCATTATTTCTGGTTTCTTGACAGGTGGTAGTTTGGCGCTTAGAT CCGGTCCCAAGTCTGCTTTTGGATCAGCAGTGGGTTGTGCCATCCTTTTGGGAGTGTTTGAAG GTGTCGGTGTCGTCGCGAACAGGATGATGGCTCAGCCTATCCCTCAAATGCAAT TACCCGAACAAGCACCTCCACCCGTCGCCCCCGCTGTCGCCACCGCTTAA
- a CDS encoding DNA-directed RNA polymerases I, II and III 17.1 kDapolypeptide, putative (Similar to TIGR gene model, INSD accession AAW45576.1) produces the protein MAESSNIIFDDRFTVDTVDKDGKKFDRVSRITATSHSLSMSLTLDIANELYPLEPSETFTLTLARSLVPSELEALDNADGDEGEDGNEVRRVKRELWRSNEQGLAEDYDYVMYGKTGSTAYFSFGGLLMALRGSYRHLAGVVVGENVYLLMRK, from the exons ATGGCCGAATCATCCAATATCATCTTTGACGACAGGTTCACCGTCGAC ACAGTAGACAAGGATGGGAAAAAATTCGACCGAG TCTCGCGGATAACTGCCACCTCTCACTCGCTTTCCATGTCCCTCACGCTCGACATTGCCAATGAACTCTACCCGCTCGAACCCTCTGAAACATTCACGCTCACACTCGCGCGGTCACTCGTGCCCTCCGAGCTGGAAGCGTTGGATAATGCggatggtgatgaaggCGAAGATGGGAATGAAGTGAGGCGAGTGAAGAGAGAGTTGTGGAGGAGTAACGAGCAAGGTTTGGCGGAAGATTATGATTATGTCATGTACGGCAAG ACTGGTAGCACGGCATACTTTTCATTTGGTGGATTGCTCATGGCGCTCCGTGGATCATATCGACATCTTGCGGGTGTTGTTGTTGGAGAAAACGTCTATTTACTTATGCGCAAgtaa
- a CDS encoding uncharacterized protein (Similar to TIGR gene model, INSD accession AAW45377.1), producing the protein MRSLVLPLPLALLSPLLLHAAAFENTSPLLIWNSENSALVDASNVYAKLGELGCDWETTVAVHIDDLHHSCTSDYSIPSDAHVHIPYLHRPDKRSFDDSLDAWADKCGAKVVDDLNDVNGKRIVKLNVAQGEPMPSLSSLPSHSLLLITGSRSSSKPQKRQEERPFPTYPSSTSSAITRPTSSSPSKHNSTIPTDGPLFDRVQILTTPIITALLISFGIFIPLAAFGVSALASIQVPPRMMEIGKGLVVGKERKDQ; encoded by the exons ATGCGCTCTCTCgtcctccccctccccctcgCGCTGCTCTcccccctcctcctgcacGCAGCCGCATTCGAGAACACATCTCCGCTGCTTATATGGAACTCTGAAAA CAGCGCCCTCGTAGACGCAAGCAACGTCTACGCCAAACTCGGGGAACTCGGGTGTGACTGGGAAACCACAGTGGCCGTCCATATCGACGAC CTTCACCATTCCTGCACCTCTGACTACTCTATCCCATCAGACGCCCATGTCCACATCCCATATCTCCATCGGCCAGATAAACGATCATTCGATGACAGTCTCGACGCATGGGCGGACAAGTGCGGTGCGAAAGTGGTCGATGATCTGAACGACGTCAATGGCAAGCGTATCGTCAAACTCAACGTTGCGCAGGGAGAAC CCATGCCATCTCTTTCATCGCTTCCATCTCactctctcctcctcatcaccGGCTCTCGTTCCAGTTCCAAACCTCAAAAGAGACAAGAAGAACGCCCCTTCCCTACTTACCCCTCCAGCACCTCGTCTGCCATCACCCGCCCTAcctcgtcttctccttccaaaCACAATTCTACTATCCCCACCGACGGGCCCTTATTTGACCGCGTCCAAATCCTCACGACCCCAATCATCACGGCGCTATTAATCAGCTTTGGCATCTTTATCCCTCTTGCAGCGTTTGGTGTCAGTGCGCTTGCCAGCATACAGGTGCCTCCTAGGATGATGGAGATTGGCAAGGGATTAGTTGTCGGcaaggaaagaaaggaTCAGtag
- a CDS encoding uncharacterized protein (Similar to TIGR gene model, INSD accession AAW45692.1) yields MSSSSPAVDDKPASTKKPGPKSKTGSKPAPVDHKFEIGDIVLARLRGYPPWPARIANPETLPRNVLKTRPGKNPNLYCCQFFPAGDFSWLQNKDIKALSSSDISSFLSQPHRKASGGLREAYQTAQDPTEWDAQQEEIHKQQEEAEANVDELEDEDEGEVVVKGGKRKREEPKKKKTAAAAAKKEEEPKSKKAKAAASKAGDKKKTAVASKAEGDEDPLASNPECVKVKDWRHKLQKAFLGDSMPAESEMPHWNEVFESVESYDSMTIEALQYSKIGKVMKKIMGLTTIPLNDKYELTKRAGKLMHQWQEFIDTANQGSMANGQKKTARPTAAAAAAASAGEEETPAPVKDKEDKPVDETPARTTESAPVEEKKEVEEGATEEEKKDEEEEKKGEEPAAAEKTEEEGVAKTTAPAPAPGLEAGAEKTQANGEEEKMQVDA; encoded by the exons ATGTCTTCCTCGTCCCCTGCTGTCGACGACAAGCCCGCCTCCACAAAGAAGCCCGGACCCAAGTCCAAGACCGGCTCCAAGCCCGCGCCCGTCGACCACAAGTTTGAGATTGGAGACATTGTCCTTGCCCGTCTCAGAGGATATCCTCCTTGGC CTGCTAGG ATTGCCAACCCCGAGACTCTACCGCGCAACGTCCTCAAGACACGACCTGGAAAGAATCCAAACCTTTACTGCTGCCAATTCTTCCCCGCCGGTGACTT CTCCTGGCTCCAAAACAAGGACATCAAAGCCCTCAGCTCATCCGACatttcctccttcctttcccaACCACACCGCAAAGCTTCTGGGGGTCTCCGTGAAGCCTACCAAACCGCGCAGGACCCCACGGAATGGGATGCCCAGCAAGAAGAGATTCACAAGcagcaagaagaggcagaggcGAATGTCGACGAGCtcgaggatgaggatgagggcGAGGTGGTCGTAAAAggtggaaagagaaagagggaagagccgaaaaagaagaagacggcggcggcggcggccaagaaggaggaagagccAAAGTCGAAAAAGGCAAAGGCAGCGGCGTCCAAGGCGGGAgataagaagaagacagCGGTGGCTTCCAAGGCGGAAGGCGATGAAG ACCCTTTGGCGAGCAACCCGGAATGTGTAAAGGTCAAGGACTGGAGGCACAAGCTCCAAAAAGCATTTTTGGGAGATTCTATGCCTGCCGAATCT GAAATGCCACACTGGAACGAAGTGTTTGAGTCTGTCGAGTCTTATGACTCTATGACAATAGAAGCGCTTCAGTACTCCAAGATTGGCAAAG TCATGAAGAAGATTATGGGTCTCACCACTATTCCCCTGAACGACAAGTATGAACTCACCAAACGTGCTGGAAAGCTTATGCACCAG TGGCAAGAATTCATCGATACTGCCAACCAAGGATCAATGGCCAACGGTCAAAAGAAGACTGCTCGTCCCACCGCTGctgccgccgccgccgccaGTGCcggtgaagaagagacaCCCGCGCCTGTAAAGGACAAGGAGGACAAGCCAGTCGACGAGACGCCCGCCCGAACGACCGAGTCTGCGCCTGtcgaggagaagaaggaggtggaagagggagctacagaggaagagaagaaggacgaggaggaagagaagaagggcgaGGAGCCCGCCGCGGCTGAAAAgactgaagaagagggagtGGCAAAGACCACCGCGCCCGCCCCGGCTCCCGGACTTGAAGCTGGAGCTGAGAAGACACAGGCGAATggcgaggaggaaaagatgcAAGTCGACGCATAA
- a CDS encoding integral to membrane protein, putative (Similar to TIGR gene model, INSD accession AAW45694.1) has protein sequence MRIPLFILTFLVSLFSLATTPASADPGVLYTDAVTYCAEAKAVIVDEFDITYHRSNGSVTFSFSLASVESNLNTSINLYINAYGIQIINQTLELCSLLEGVICPLPQVNFTGYGTYPIPTEYTSKIPSIAFTVPNLEAYACVQLIRVENNEVAACLQATLSNGKTARQTAVIWVTAMFTLAAFLVAIWHTASGTSTSPIQYRWFDILFIFQIAAASGLLHLNYPLVYTNFVQNFHWALGLFYSPNMQSSINKMREKTGGSMDSTAYSDVQYINRKLSPYNVYTSTDGIFSSPDSFASFLKENALTKRSLAHLAKRASIPSVLAQNVTTDINTGLPVYANTLRIPEANAYDTIWFVFLALIGIFVAFHVLFFGVVLLFDRMGRSKSRLGWATRLRRMWWPFCIGNSLRLCLIGFCPIWIFAFWQFHIGDSGLSIFWAVFGILLTVVPLATAFLLSLLRARRISSTSPEINSLYTSFRYFHSIGVLYRQYRQKFHYFWFAPFILAMIARAGFIAFGPASAWAQVIGNLVVEFIVLVALLACRPHKDKKGDWLGAFLSICRLIAIGLLIAFIPDMNVKPIPRTIIAFVIIVFYGVPVVFLFFGFLWNIGYGYLWCKHSTRIEDGLEIERFSPTSSNSSVPPPMMKHVDAGTFVSSDAAAASRGSLSMGAGAAGAGAAVAGTELGRRSSLIEPVGDNVYEASGNSADGAAPFSPSATAYNPYGKEESAYPYDSQYSQMAYEQAAMGRRGVDGAGSPIDEKQWSGRY, from the exons ATGAGAATACCATTATTCATCCTCACATTCCTCGTCTCACTTTTTTCTCTTGCCACTACTCCTGCATCAGCAGATCCCGGTGTTCTTTACACCGACGCTGTCACCTACTGTGCCGAAGCCAAGGCGGTCATTGTCGATGAGTTTGACATTACCTATCACCGCTCAAACGGTTCCGTCACATTCTCATTCTCACTAGCCTCGGTCGAGTCAAATTTAAATACCTCGATCAATTTGTATATTAACGCCTATGGTATCCAGATCATCAACCAGACACTGGAGCTTTGCTCGCTTCTCGAAGGAGTGATTTGCCCGTTGCCCCAGGTTAATTTCACCG GTTACGGTACATATCCCATTCCTACGGAATACACTTCCAAAATCCCTTCTATCGCGTTTACAGTTCCCAACCTTGAAGCTTATGCCTGTGTCCAACTCATTCGCGTGGAGAACAATGAAGTTGCGGCTTGTCTACAGGCGACGTTGTCCAACGGCAAGACCGCGCGCCAAACGGCCGTTATATGGGTCACGGCCATGTTCACACTTGCGGCTTTCCTCGTTGCTATTTGGCATACCGCCTCGGGTACTTCCACATCACCAATACAGTACCGATGGTTTGATATCCTGTTCATCTTCCAAATTGCAGCCGCATCCGGTTTATTACACCTCAACTACCCGCTCGTGTATACCAACTTCGTTCAAAACTTTCACTGGGCATTGGGATTGTTCTACTCTCCAAATATGCAAAGTAGCATCAATAAAATGAGGGAAAAAACGGGGGGTTCAATGGATTCGACTGCATACTCTGACGTACAATACATCAACCGCAAGTTGTCCCCATACAATGTCTACACGTCTACCGACGGCATTTTCTCTTCCCCGGATAGTTTCGCATCATTCTTGAAGGAGAATGCTCTTACCAAAAGGAGTTTGGCACATCTCGCCAAACGAGCCAGTATCCCTTCTGTTTTGGCGCAGAACGTGACCACCGATATCAACACCGGTCTCCCGGTTTACGCCAACACCCTCAGGATCCCCGAAGCCAACGCCTACGATACCATCTGGTTCGTGTTCCTTGCGCTGATCGGCATCTTTGTCGCATTCCACGTTTTGTTCTTTGGCGTGGTGTTGCTGTTCGACCGCATGGGCAGGAGCAAGTCTCGCCTTGGTTGGGCGACAaggttgagaaggatgTGGTGGCCTTTCTGCATTGGTAATTCTTTACGTCTG TGCCTAATCGGTTTCTGCCCCATTTGGATTTTTGCCTTTTGGCAATTCCACATTGGTGACTCTGGTCTCTCCATTTTCTGGGCTGTATTCGGTATCCTCCTCACGGTCGTCCCTCTCGCCACAGCCTTCTTACTCTCTCTCCTCCGTGCTCGACGAATCTCATCCACATCGCCGGAGATCAATTCACTCTACACTTCTTTCCGCTATTTCCACTCTATCGGTGTACTTTACCGCCAGTACCGCCAGAAATTCCATTACTTTTGGTTCGCTCCGTTCATACTCGCCATGATCGCCCGAGCAGGCTTCATCGCATTCGGCCCAGCCTCTGCGTGGGCTCAAGTAATCGGTAACCTCGTCGTCGAGTTTATCGTTCTTGTCGCTCTCCTTGCCTGTAGACCGCACAAAGACAAGAAGGGTGATTGGCTCGGCGCATTCTTGAGCATCTGTCGATTGATTGCGATCGGCTTATTGATCGCTTTCATCCCCGATATGAACGTCAAACCGATTCCACGTACGATTATTGCATTTGTCATCATTGTGTTCTACGGTGTACCCGTCgttttcctcttctttggtTTCCTCTGGAACATTGGCTACGGTTACCTCTGGTGCAAGCACTCCACCCGGATTGAAGACGGTCTTGAGATCGAGCGATTCTCACCTACCTCGTCCAATTCTTCGGTGCCGCCTCCAATGATGAAGCATGTCGATGCAGGGACATTCGTGTCTTCCGAcgctgctgctgcttctCGCGGTTCACTTTCTATGGGCGCCGGTGCTGCCGGAGCTGGAGCGGCGGTAGCAGGCACAGAGTTGGGAAGACGATCGTCACTGATCGAGCCCGTGGGGGATAACGTATATGAGGCAAGCGGGAATAGCGCGGATGGTGCTGCGCCTTTTTCTCCCTCTGCCACGGCTTACAACCCTTAcgggaaagaagaaagtgCATACCCATATGATTCACAATACTCTCAAATGGCGTATGAGCAAGCGGCGATGGGTCGAAGAGGAGTCGATGGCGCTGGATCGCCGATAGATGAAAAGCAGTGGTCAGGACGGTATTAA